The Rufibacter sp. DG15C region ACATTGCCAAAAACCTAGTAGCGGCTGGTGTGGCAGAGCAAGTGTTGGTGCAGGTTGCTTACGCCATTGGCGTGGCAGAGCCGGTTGGCTTGTACGTAACTACCTATGGTACTACCAAAGTGAAAGGCGCTAACGGCGAAGTAATGACAGACGGCGAAATTGCCAACAAGGTAAATGAGCTGTTTGAGATGCGTCCGTATGACATCATCAAGCGCTTCGGGCTGCAAAACCCTATCTTCTCTGAGACGGCAGCTTACGGTCACATGGGCCGCGAGGCAGGTGTGAAGAAAGTAGAGTATACCGTAAATGGTACCAAAGAAGTGCGTGAGTTTGAGACCTTTACTTGGGAGAAGCTAGACTATGTAGATAAAATCAAAGCGGCATTCCAGTTATAGAAATTCGTTTTTGACCTGTTTTAACGAAAAGAGCCCCAAAACGGGGCTCTTTTTTTATGGGTAATTGGCAATCAATTCTACTTTTTAGTGGGTAGCTAGCTTGTCTTTATGTTTGATTAGTTGCTTTCTCATGTCTTCATAGGCACTGTCAGTGGCGGTCTCAAAGCTGTTGGCCTCTTCTTTGCAGAAAAGCGTGGCGCCTGGTACAAACAGTTTCACCTCTACCATTTTATTGTCATGCGACTCTGGCTTAGATACTCTAAGGATAACTTCGCCGCTAATCACTCTATCATAAAAGGTCTCTAGCTTGTCCAGTTTCTTTTGGATGAAGTCTAACAGGCTTTGGTCGGCATTGAAGTGCACGGATTGAATTTGCAGTTTCATAGTTTACTTCTTTAGTGGTACTTGTTACGCTTTTGGGTGAGCTTTTTCAAAGACGGCTTTGAGCTGCTCAATGGAATTATGGGTATAGACCTGCGTGGCGGCCAAACTGGCGTGCCCTAGCAAATCCTTGATGGCTCCCAAATCTGCCCCTCTGTTCAATAAGTGCGTGGCAAAGGAATGGCGCAACACATGCGGACTGTTTTTTGATGACGTAGAAACGGTGCTCATGTATTTTTTCACCACTCGGTACACATACTTTGGGTAGAGCGGGAGTCCTTTATCGGTAACGAAGAGAGCGGAGGAATTGTTATCTGCAGAATGTTGGCGCCGCATCTCTAAGAACTTCGCCAAGGTTAGTTTAAGGGAGGTGTTTAAAGGGAGAATACGCTCCTTGTTTCCCTTGCCCAAGACCTTGATGGTACTCTCTGGCAGGTTTACATCGTTGATTTTAAGACCAATGAGTTCTGCCAGACGCATGCCGGTACCGTAAAGTAGCTCCAGGATGAGACGCTCGGTTTGGCCTTTCAAATCCTCCGTGAAATCGCCTTGGTCTAATAACTGCGTGAAGGAATCTTCTGGAATAAACGCCGGAAGCTTTTTGGGCAGCTTGGGTGCTTTGATTCTGAGGGTGGGGTTCTGTTCTACCTCGCCACGGTTCAATAGAAACTTGAAGTAGGAGCGGAGGGAGGCAATCTTGCGGTGAATGGTGCGGCTGTCCAGGTCTTTCTGCACCAGCGCTACAATCCAGGACCGGATGATGGCGTGGTCTGCCTTGCTTATATCTGTGAGCTCGTAGGTCTCCTTAAGATACTCTTGAAACTGCTGAAGGTCTGTCTGGTAAGAGGTGACGGTATGTGGACTGAACCGTTTCTCAAACTGCAGGTACTTAAAAAATAATTCCATAAATCAGTAAACGACTTGTTTCAAAGTCTGTCTACTAATTTATGGAATTACCTCGTAGGTTGTATGGATAAAGCCTAGTAGTTGTCTGTCGCGAACAATTGTTGCTTATAAACAGCTCTTTCTTTCTGCTTTCTCTGCTTCACAGAAGGCTTTAGGAAGAAAGTTCTAGCGCGTAGTTCTTTCAACACACCAGTTCTCTCAAATTTCTTTTTGAATCTTTTTAAGGCTTTGTCTACAGACTCGTTATCCTTTACGTTTACGATAATCATATTATAGATTGAGTTTAAAGTCAATTGTTTTAAGGACTGCAAAGATATTTACAAAATATCTGACTGTCAATACCTGTCGCAATTATTTTAATACGGCTCTTGAAATAACGAGTTTCTGAATTTCTGAGGTGCCCTCACCAATGGTACACAGCTTGGAGTCACGGTAATACTTCTCAGCCGGATAATCCTTGGTGTATCCGTAGCCACCAAAGATTTGGACGCCTTCATTCGCCGCGCGCACGCACACCTCAGAGGCATATAGCTTAGCCATAGCAGATTCCTTGTTTACGTTCTCGCCACGGTTCTTCATAGCGGCAGACCGGTAAGTCAATAACGCAGCGGCTTCAATCTCTGTGGCCATATCTGCCAATTTAAAGGCGATACCCTGGAATTGAGAGATAGGTTTATTGAATTGGTGACGCTCTTTAGAGTACGCCAAAGCCGCCTCATAGGCTCCCTGGGCAATGCCCAAGCTCAAGGCCGCAATTGAAATTCTGCCACCATCCAAAACTTTCATAGACTGAATGAAGCCATCACCTACTTCGCCTAAGATGTTCTCATGCGGCACGCGACAGTCCTGGAAGATCAACTCTGTGGTTTCAGAAGCGCGCATACCCAATTTATCTTCCTTGCGTCCGGCAGTAAAACCGTCTGTCGGTTTCTCAATTACAAAGGCCGTCATGCCATGAGAGTCGCCTACTTCACCAGTTCTGGCTATCACCACCGCAATGTTGCTAGATTTACCATGGGTGATAAAGTTTTTGGCGCCGTTCAAAACCCAATGGTCTCCGTCACGAACGGCCACCGTTTTCATGTTGCCGGCATCAGAACCAGTATTAGGCTCTGTTAAGCCCCAAGCGCCAATCCACTCAGCAGACGCCAGTTTTGGCAACCACTTGCGTTTTTGCTCTTCAGTACCAAACTGCAATATGTGTCCTGTGCACAAAGAGTTGTGTGCAGCCATAGACAAGCCAATAGAACCGTCAATTTTAGAAAGCTCAGCGATAGCCGTCACATACTCTAAATATCCAAATCCGGCTCCGCCGTATTCCTGAGGCACCAACACGCCCATCAAGCCAAGTTCACCTAGTTTCTTGAACACATGGACAGGGAATTCTTGGGACTCATCCCATTTCATCATGTCAGGCTTAATGTTTTTGGCGCCAAAACCACGGATCATCTCCGCAATCATTTGCTGGTTTTCATTGTAAGTGAGTTGCATAGGCTATAGTGCAGGATTTGATTTTACGTAATGAGGGTGTTAGTTACGACTTTTTAGCTTACAAAGCTAACGTAAGTTAGGTTTTGACAAGCCTGTAGGATGAAATAGTCCTGGTATACTCTATAGCTCAGGCAACTTTTTTAGGTCATTGCAGTACGCATGAGCGGAAGGAAGGCGTTGTTTTGGCGTACCCATTACTTTTGCCTTTCTTTGTAGTTAGGTCTAGCCATTCCGCAGAATCAGGTTCATGCTAAATTGGCTACCATTGTTACTCATCCACTGCCCTTGTCCATGACTAAATTCTTTTTGAGATTATTGCCTGTGTTTTTGCTGTTTCAGCTTACCGGGTGTAACGTCTACCGTCAGAACATTATGTTTCAGACAGACGGCAACGTGAATGCAGAAGTCTTAAGAGCATCTGCCGCTGAGGCAAGTAAGAACTACCGGGTGCAACCCAATGACATCTTAGAGATTAAGATCTTTACCAATAAAGGAGAGCTTCTGGTAGATCCTAATAACTTCTTAAGACAAGAACTAACAAGTGGATCAGGTAGAGGAGGCGGAGGTTCTCAACAAGGACAACAAGTAGAAGATCCAGACTACAATGTACTTCCAACCGGTGAAGTGAAAGTTCCTATGATAGGCTATGTGAAGGTAGATGGTCTTACAGTCTCACAAGTAGATAGCTTATTGCAGACCAAATTCGAAACTTATTACAAGGAGACCTATGTTTATTCTAAAGTTGTAAGTAGACGAGTTGTCGTTCTTGGCGCAACTGGCGGCAAGGTTATCCCATTAGAAAATGAAAGCATGCACTTGGTTGAGGTAGTAGCCTTGGCCGGTGGTATCCCTGATAATGGAAAAGCGCACAATATCCGTTTAATCCGGAATGTAGCGTCAGATAATCCCAGTGTTGAAATTATTGACCTTTCTACAGTACAAGGTTTACAAAGAGCTAATATTTGGGTTCAACCGAATGATGTGATTTATGTGGAACCTGTCCGTAGAGTTTTCAATGAGTCTTTAAGAGATGCCTTGACCGTATTAGGCGCCCTTTCCAATATACTTACCACCTATTTGGTGATAGAGAATTTACTTAATTAAAAAGAGACTTCATGAGTGTGAAAACAGGCAATAATCTAGATGAACTGGATTATCACACGAGTAATGCAGATATAGAAGAAGAGGATAGTGGATCAAGTATTGATTTAGTAACGCTTTGGCATGTTGTCCGCAGGAGCATTCCTTGGGTTATTTTGCTAGTCCTTTTGGGGTTAACAGGTTCTTACCTCTTCCTTAGATATACCAAAAAAGTTTACGAATCCTCCTCGGTTATTAAATTAGAAGAGCAAACAGAAGCCAAAGTTCTGGAACTTCCTGGGGCTGGTATGGAGTCTGATTTGGGAAAGCTGCAAGGCGAAGTGGACTTGATCAAATCTGATTTGGTCTACGATAGATTAAAAAAGAGCATGCCCTTGCAGGTGAGTTACCATGTAGAGGCCAGAATCTTAGAGGTAGAGCTTTATAAGGACAGCCCTTTTAAAGTGGCATTTGACTCTTCTCGCTTTGATCTGTATGACCAGAAGATTTACGTCACTTTTGATTCAAGGACCCGGTACACTGTTCAAATAGGAGAAGACGGTAAAAAGTCTGATGTGCATACCGTTGGATCACCTATTTCCCTGTCGGGAAACAATATCAACGTTCTTACCAATCCTTCCTTCTCTGCTAACCATATTGGTGAGAGCTTTTATTTTATAGTGCATAGTAGTGGAGCTTTAAAGCGGTATTTGAATGATAATCTTTCTGTAGCCGTATTAAATCCAGAGGCGAAGACTATCTCAATTTCTTTCAAGGAATTCAATAGAGAGAAAGCTAGGGACGTAGTCAATAAAATTGACACGGTTTATCTTCAGCAGAAGTTAGCGAGAAGTAACCAAGCCAGTCAGCAAACTATTGATTTCCTTTCTAACCAGTTGCAGGAGACGCAGGATAACCTGCAGAAGGCTGAAATTGATATGGAGTATTTTGTAAAGCAAAATAAGTCATATGATGTAAAGGCGGGGCTGGAAGGGGCCATGACTCAAATCCAAGAATTGGAGAAAGAGAAGTATGATTTACGCTTTAGAAACTCGTTACTATCAGACATTCAGCAACGCATAAGAAAAGGTGATGATTTAAGCCTTGTTATTTCCAGCCTTCAATTACAAGAACAACAAGATCCACAATTAGCCCAGTTATTAACTGAGTTAAACGATCTTCAAGCTCAGCGCAGGAAAGTATTGACTACTACTCGTGGCAATACATTGTCAGTGGAATTATTGGACCAGCAGATAAAGTTTGCCCAAGACAAAGTATCTTCTCTTTTAAAAGAAGGCAGAGGTTATATACAAGACCAGATTTCAAGCATTGATAGAAATCAATCATTATTGACTGGGCAGATCATGCAGATGCCATCCAAAGAGACAGAGCGGGCAAGGCTGATAAGAATACTGGGGATTTACGAAAAGTTCTACCTACTCCTCATGGAAAAACGGGTGGAGTTTGGCATTTCAATGGCAGGTACCATTCCAGACTTTCAGATTCTATCTCCTGCTAGTCTGCCCAGTGAGTCTAGCCCTATCTACCCGAACAGGATGATTATCTATGCAATTGGGATAGCGGGCGGCTTATTTTTCGGCATAGCCTTGATTGGGGCGCGGTACTTAATGCACAATACGGTGACCAGCGTGCGTGAATTAGAGCGGAATACAAGTGCCCCTGTTCTTGGTGTTATCCCTTCTTATAGCAAGGAGAAGATGCCCGTCTCTAAATTGGTAGTAAATCAAAATCCAAAGTCAGCTCTCAGTGAGTCCATCAGGTCTATCAGGACCAACTTGGACTTCTTAAGTTCTGCCAAGAAAAAACGCCTAATTTCTGTGACTTCTACTATTAGTGGGGAAGGTAAGACCTTTGTGGCGACCAACTTAGGCGGTATCATTGCCATGTCTGGACAACGGGTGATTTTGCTGGATTTGGACATGCGTAAGCCTAAAGTACACATTGCCTTGGATGGGGAGAATATCAAAGGCATGAGCACCATTCTCATTGAGAAACATTCAATTGCTGAATCCACGCAAAGAACATCTATTGAGAACTTAGATTTTATTTCTGCGGGTCCAACGCCTCCAAACCCATCTGAGTTGATTATGGGGCAGAAGTTTGATGAAATCTTACAAGAACTGCATCAAGAGTATGATGTGATTCTGATTGATAGTCCACCGGTGGGTTTAGTAACAGATGGTATCTTGATAATGCGCAAGGCAGACATTCCATTGTTTATTGTACGCGCCAACTACTCTAAGAAAGCGTTCTTGAAAGGCGTAGATAGAGTTATGAAGACCAACCATTTGACTAATATGGCCACCATCCTGAATGATGCTCCAAGCACCAACATGTATGGCTACTCGTATGGGTATGGCTACGGATATGGTTACGGGTATGGCTATTATGAAGAGGAGGAAAAGCCTACTCTGTCTAGCCGGGTTAAGTCAATGTTCAAGTAGGGTATGTGGAATCCGCTTCGTGGTTTTAAGAAGACGCCCAAGGAACCTGCTATAACGTCTTATGCCAGTTTGGTGACCGATATGCATTCGCATTTGTTGCCAGGCATTGATGACGGCTCTAGCTGTGTAGAGGATTCCATTCAAATGATGGAGAAACTGCAAGAACTTGGATTCAAGAAGCTGTGCATGACGCCCCATATCATGGGCGACTTCTTCAAAAATACGCCTGAAGGAATTAGAGAGAAATTACAAGAACTGCAAGATGCCTCCCAAAAAGCCGGCTTACAGTTAGAACTATCTTGTGCCGCAGAATATTACCTGGATGAATGGTTCATGGCTAAGCTAGAAGAAGGGCAAGAGTTATTGTCTTTTGGAGGAGATAAAAAGTATCTGCTTTTGGAGACATCTTATATCAATGAACCGGCGCATTTACGGCAAGCCATCTTTTCCTTAAAAGCTGCAGGATTCATGCCAGTGCTAGCTCATCCAGAGCGGTACACGTATTACTATGGGAGGATAGACGAATTGATGAGCCTGCGCGACTTAGGCGTATACTTTCAGTTGAATACCAATTCCATTAACGGCTACTACTCTAAAGGCGCTAGAATGGTAGCAGAGCAATTAATTAAAAAAGGGGCTGTTGAGTTTTTGGGCACAGACACGCACTCAATGAGACATCTGAGAGCGTTAGAAAGTACCTTAACAGATCCTCTTTTATCTCAGGCATTAAAGTTGCCGTTGCTTAACAATACCCTTTAACATTCTTCCTTGAAGAAAGCGCTCGTAACCGGTGGTAGTGGCTTGATAGGCCAGTTCTTGCTGCAGCAACTGCGGAAAGATGGATATGAGGTTACAGCCTTGTATAGAAACACACCCCCAATTCAACATATAAGTGGAGTCAAGTGGATAGAGGGGGATATCCTAGATCCTCTACTGCTTCAATCCCTGGTAAAGGAGGTAGACGAGGTGTACCATTGTGCCGGCTTTGTGTCCTATTCGCCCCAAGACGCATCGTTACTACAACAAATCAATGTTGAGGGTACTGCTAATGTGGTGGATGCCTGCCTGCAGGTTCCAGATGTGAAGCTGTGTCATGTGAGCTCAATAGCGGCCATCAATAGAAAAAAGGGAGACGCAGTCATCACCGAAGATGCCAAGTGGGACCCCAATGAGGAACGATCGGTTTATGCCTTCTCAAAGTATTCAGCCGAGGTAGAAGTGTGGCGAGGTATCTCTGAGGGGTTAAAAGCTGTCATTGTCAACCCGTCTATTGTCCTTGGACCCGCCGATTGGAAAAGAAGCAGCACCCAGTTGTTTAAATACGCTTGGGACGAACATGCTTTTTATACAGAAGGATACGCTAACTTTGTAGACGTGAGAGATGTTGTGCATGCCATGACTCTTTTAATGCAGGATGGTTATTGGGGGAATAGGTTTATTTTGAATGCCCATCAGATTACCTACCATGATTTTTTTCAACGGGCAGCCAGCTGTTTTGACAAGAAACCTCCAACCATTAAGGTGTCCAATTGGTTAACAGAAATAATCTGGCGCGCTGAGGCATTAAGAGGAAAATTGACTGGCGCCAGGCCCCTTATCACCAAAGATACTGCGCGCGTAGCCAAGGAAAAGCATTTTTATAGCAATGCAAAGATTAAAGAGGCGCTAGGTTATGAGTTCAGGCCGTTAGAAGAAACATTGGATTGGTGTTGTCAAACCTTGAAAAAGGAAAGGCAAAGGGCAAGTGCCTGATAAAAACAATGTCGTGTGATTAGAGAGGAGCATAGAAGCCTGTGCCCACGTTGAGACTTATTTTAGATGAACGATAATTTTGATGAGCTTTCCGGGGAGGAGCTAGACTTGATAGCCAAGTTTGAGCAAATGCTGGAAAAAAATGGATCTGCATTTTTTGATCTTTCAGATTTTGAGACCATTATAGACCATTACGCCAATAACTTTAACTATGCGCAGGCACTTAAGGCCTGTGACATAGCCATAGAACAATACCCTTTCTCTACCGAAATCTTAGTGGACAAAGCCCAGGTCCTGGCCATGTTAGGAGCCTTTGATGAGGCGCTCGCCATAGTAGAAGACGTGACCCAGATAGACCCAGACTCTGCAGATATTCCCTTGACCAAAGGCATCATCTTCAATCAAAAGGGTGACTTTGGCGCCGCCATTGACTATTTCAAACAAGCGGCAGAACTGATTGAAGAACGAGACGATATTTATTTCAACATTGGGCTTTCCTACCAGAGCTGGGGCAAATTCAAGGCGGCGCTAAAGTACTACAAAAAGTGCCTCAAGCTCAATATTGAGAATGAGCTGGCCTTGCAGGAACTGTTGTACTGCATAGAGATTACCGGCGAAGGAGAGAACACGGTTCCCTTCTTCCAGGAATTTGTAGACGCAGACCCCTACTCACCCATGGCTTGGTTTAACCTTGGCCTGGTCTATGGCAGAATTGCAGACTATGAGAAAGCGGTAGGTGCCTATGAGTACGCTACGCTGATCAAGCCAGATTTCCCGGCGGCCTATGTGAACTTGGCCAATAGCTTCGTCTATCTAGGTGAATTCACCAAAGCCATTGAAGCATTTATGTTGGCCATTGAACACTCAGAACCTAATGCAGACATCTACTGCAACGTAGGCGAGTGTTATGAGAAACTTTCCCAGTGGAACCTAAGCCACAAATACTACCAGAAGGCTATTGACTTGGCGCCAGACATGGACGAGGCATGGTTTGGTATTGGCGTTATCCTGGACCTACAAGGCAAGTGGATGGAAGCGGTGCATTACTACCGCAAGGCCATTTCGTTTTACAGCGAGAACCCAGACTACTGGATGGCGCTTGCGGCGGCAGAATATCAAATGGGCAACATCATCTCCAGCGTTGAAGCCTATGAGCAGGCCAGCGTTTTAGCCCCACAGAACAAAGACATCTGGCTGAACTGGTCCATCATCCTCTATGAGCAGGGAAATTATGAGGGGGCCGCGGATTTATTGATGAACGCTGTAGAACTGCAACCAGATGAAGCAGAGCTGTATTACAGGCTGTGTGCCTACTGCTTAGCTGCAGGAAAATACAAACAAGCGTATAATTATTTGGAAAATGCTCTAATTTTGGACTTCGATAAGCATAAGCTTCTATTCGACTTCTTTCCAGAACTGGAGTCACAGAGAGCCTTGGCCCGTCTGATTGACCAGTACCGTAAATAGCATTTTCATGAATTACCATCTTTCCCAATTACCAGAACGCACTGCTAAACCTAGAGAGAGCGGCTTCACCATGGCCATGGACAAAGGCCTGAGCGTGCGCGAAGCAGAGAACTTTGTAGACGTGGCCGGCGGGTACACAGATATCATCAAACTAGGCTGGGCCACTTCTTTTGTGACACCTAACCTGGAGCAAAAACTGGAGGTGTACAGAGCCGCAGGCATTCCGGTGTATTTTGGGGGTACCTTGTTTGAAGCGTTCATTGTTCGGGATCAATTTGATGATTACCGCAGGATGTTGGACAAGTTCCAGTTGACGTTTGCTGAAGTATCTGACGGTTCCATTGACATGGACCACGGTAAAAAATGCGAGTACATCAGAACCTTGTCCGAACAGGTGACGGTTCTTTCTGAAGTAGGTTCTAAGGACGCTGAAAAGATTATTCCGCCCTACAAATGGATCCAACTCATGCAAGACGAACTGGACGCCGGTGCCTGGAAAGTGATTGGTGAGTCTAGAGAAGCAGGTAACGTGGGCTTGTTCCGGTCAACCGGTGAGGTGCGCAGCGGTCTGGTAGAAGAGATTCTAACCAAAATTCCATTTGAGAAAATCATCTGGGAAGCGCCGCAGAAGGCACAACAGGTTTTCTTTATCAAGCTCTTGGGAGCCAACGTGAACCTAGGGAATATCTCGCCTAATGAAATCATTCCATTAGAGACCATCCGTTTAGGCTTACGCGGTGATACGTTCACCCACTTTATTGACAAAACCTTGCTGGACAAACTGGTCTAGCAATTCAACTTTATAGATTATCCCCATGGAGTTCCTCCATCAGTTTATTGACCTATTCCTGCACCTGGACAAACACCTGAGCCAGATCATCTCTGACTACGGTACCTGGACCTACGCCATTCTGTTCCTCATCATTTTCGTGGAGACGGGTGTAGTGGTCATGCCGTTTTTGCCGGGTGACTCTCTGTTGTTTGCAGCAGGCGCGTTTGCCGCCACGGGCGTGTTGAACGTCTGGTACCTGTTGGTGTTGTTGTTTGTGGCAGCCTTTTTAGGAGACACGCTCAATTACCTGATAGGGGATTATTTTGGGCCCAGGGTGTTTAGGAAGGATTACCGGTTCCTCAAAAAAGAGTACCTGCTCAAGACGCAGGCCTATTATGAGAAGCACGGTGGCAAGACCATCATCTTCGCGCGCTTCATCCCTATCATTAGGACGTTTGCACCGTTTGTGGCCGGCGTGGGCACCATGAAGTATGGCAAGTTCTTGTCGTATAACATCATTGGCGGTTTGCTATGGGTAGTGGGTTTCGTGATGGCTGGCTTCCTGTTTGGGAACATCCCGGCGGTGAAGAAGAACTTTACCATGGTGATTTTTGGGATTATCCTGATTTCCATCATTCCGCCTATCTATGAGATCCTGAAGCAGAAGTTTGGCAAGCAGCCTGCTAAGTAATCACGCATGGGGTTGGAGCGCGCTGAAAATTTATACGGACTGATAGGCTTTAAGCTCAGCCACTCGTTTTCCCAGCGCTACTTCACCGAGAAGTTCAAGGCAGAAGACATTCCAAATAGTGTCTACCAACTGTTTGAGCTGGATGCCATTTCAGAGTTTCCAGCACTCATCCAGAGGCATCCCAACTTGCGGGGTCTTAATGTGACCATCCCGTACAAAGAAGCCATACTTCCTTTTCTAGATGATTTGTCACCGGCTGCCGCAGAGATTGGGGCGGTCAACGTCATCAAGTTTGACCAAGGCAGATTAATTGGCCACAACTCAGACTACCAGGGCTTCATGCAGTCTCTGCAGGGGTTTTACCATTGCCATCCGCAGTCAAAGGCCTTGGTGCTGGGAACGGGCGGCGCGGCCAAAGCAGTGATGGCAGCCCTAGGCTATCTTAATATCTCCTACCAAGTGGTTTCCAGGGAGAGAAAGGCGGGTACCATAACATACCAGGACCTGACGCCCAGTTTAATGACCGCCGTCTCTCTGATAGTGAATGCCTCTCCGGTGGGTACCTTTCCTAATATGCAGGACGCTCCGGCCATTCCATATGCGCTGCTCTCTTCGCACCACTACCTCTATGATTTGGTGTACAACCCAGCCGTGACGGAGTTCATGAAACGAGGGCAGGCCATGGGCGCCAAAACCATCAACGGCTATGAGATGCTGTGCCTGCAGGCAGAAGTAGCCTGGCAAATCTGGAACAGCTAAGCTACCGTCCTTTTTTGGCCTGTTTATTAGAAAATAAGCTAAAAACGACCTGGATCCCTTTCCCTTTTTCGCCTTTAAACCCGCTAAAACCTAGCCTAATAGGATGGAGGCTTTATTTAGTTGCTATTAGCCAATAGAATTTCTTTGGTTATCTTTGGCGTGCAACCTTTTATGGTAAAAAGGACTCTTCCTATTAGAAGCCCC contains the following coding sequences:
- a CDS encoding phosphosulfolactate synthase; protein product: MNYHLSQLPERTAKPRESGFTMAMDKGLSVREAENFVDVAGGYTDIIKLGWATSFVTPNLEQKLEVYRAAGIPVYFGGTLFEAFIVRDQFDDYRRMLDKFQLTFAEVSDGSIDMDHGKKCEYIRTLSEQVTVLSEVGSKDAEKIIPPYKWIQLMQDELDAGAWKVIGESREAGNVGLFRSTGEVRSGLVEEILTKIPFEKIIWEAPQKAQQVFFIKLLGANVNLGNISPNEIIPLETIRLGLRGDTFTHFIDKTLLDKLV
- a CDS encoding shikimate dehydrogenase, with product MERAENLYGLIGFKLSHSFSQRYFTEKFKAEDIPNSVYQLFELDAISEFPALIQRHPNLRGLNVTIPYKEAILPFLDDLSPAAAEIGAVNVIKFDQGRLIGHNSDYQGFMQSLQGFYHCHPQSKALVLGTGGAAKAVMAALGYLNISYQVVSRERKAGTITYQDLTPSLMTAVSLIVNASPVGTFPNMQDAPAIPYALLSSHHYLYDLVYNPAVTEFMKRGQAMGAKTINGYEMLCLQAEVAWQIWNS
- a CDS encoding DedA family protein, with protein sequence MEFLHQFIDLFLHLDKHLSQIISDYGTWTYAILFLIIFVETGVVVMPFLPGDSLLFAAGAFAATGVLNVWYLLVLLFVAAFLGDTLNYLIGDYFGPRVFRKDYRFLKKEYLLKTQAYYEKHGGKTIIFARFIPIIRTFAPFVAGVGTMKYGKFLSYNIIGGLLWVVGFVMAGFLFGNIPAVKKNFTMVIFGIILISIIPPIYEILKQKFGKQPAK